Proteins encoded by one window of Streptomyces sp. NBC_01477:
- the nrdR gene encoding transcriptional regulator NrdR codes for MHCPFCRHPDSRVVDSRTTDDGASIRRRRQCPDCGRRFTTVETASLMVIKRSGVTEPFSRSKVIAGVRKACQGRPVTEDALAQLGQRVEEAVRATGSAELSTHDVGLAILGPLQDLDLVAYLRFASVYRAFDSLEDFERAITELREQLPPTTPGGLDEDLGVPASASAAD; via the coding sequence ATGCACTGCCCCTTCTGCCGACACCCCGACAGCCGTGTCGTCGACAGCCGTACCACCGATGACGGCGCCTCGATCCGCCGGCGCCGCCAGTGCCCCGACTGCGGTCGCCGGTTCACGACCGTGGAGACCGCGTCACTGATGGTGATCAAGCGCAGCGGCGTGACGGAACCGTTCAGCCGCAGCAAGGTGATCGCCGGGGTGCGCAAGGCGTGCCAGGGCCGCCCCGTCACCGAGGACGCCCTCGCCCAGCTCGGGCAGCGGGTCGAGGAGGCGGTCAGGGCCACCGGCAGTGCGGAGCTGTCGACCCACGACGTCGGACTGGCCATACTCGGTCCGCTCCAGGACCTCGACCTCGTCGCGTATCTGCGGTTCGCCTCGGTCTACCGCGCGTTCGACTCGCTGGAGGACTTCGAGCGGGCCATCACGGAGCTGCGCGAGCAGCTGCCGCCCACCACTCCTGGCGGACTCGACGAGGACCTCGGTGTCCCCGCGTCCGCATCCGCCGCCGACTGA
- a CDS encoding FHA domain-containing protein translates to MREETGVGSCPECGTPGSFAGQLVCQGCFVPFALMASVHAAAEPPLSSTAATERLSRPGAPQPAVSGPDTPGAGQAHADPGHPGAESEYTRVINVIPGSLPRPARTRRDVPVHALRLHFPGGQIVEVAPGYSIRLGRDPQLCPAVTFLADRDNLSRIHAKVGADADGAAWITDEGSTNGTYVRGYRLAANDTAPLRPGDTFRLAADVNVSVLP, encoded by the coding sequence ATGCGCGAGGAAACGGGCGTCGGATCCTGCCCGGAATGCGGCACGCCGGGCTCCTTCGCCGGCCAACTGGTGTGCCAGGGCTGCTTCGTGCCGTTCGCACTGATGGCGTCGGTGCACGCGGCGGCAGAACCGCCGCTCTCCTCCACGGCCGCGACCGAACGGCTGTCCCGGCCCGGCGCGCCGCAGCCGGCGGTGAGTGGACCCGACACGCCGGGAGCCGGGCAGGCCCACGCAGATCCTGGACACCCCGGTGCGGAGTCCGAATACACCCGGGTCATCAACGTGATCCCCGGCTCCCTGCCCAGGCCCGCGCGGACCCGCAGGGATGTGCCCGTCCACGCGCTGCGACTGCACTTCCCCGGCGGCCAGATCGTCGAGGTGGCACCCGGCTACTCGATCCGGCTCGGCAGGGACCCGCAGCTGTGCCCGGCTGTCACCTTCCTCGCCGACCGCGACAATCTGTCGCGGATTCACGCGAAGGTGGGGGCCGACGCCGACGGCGCGGCATGGATCACCGACGAGGGATCCACCAACGGCACCTATGTGCGGGGCTACCGGCTCGCGGCGAACGACACAGCGCCCCTGAGACCGGGGGACACCTTCCGGCTCGCCGCCGACGTCAATGTCAGTGTGCTGCCCTGA
- the lexA gene encoding transcriptional repressor LexA yields the protein MTTAAESATATLTAHDRSPDRIGPLDVMNEENSPKPARSLPGRPPGIRADSSGLTERQRRVIEVIRDSVQRRGYPPSMREIGQAVGLSSTSSVAHQLMALERKGFLRRDPHRPRAYEVRASDAGHPQPTDTSGKPSASYVPLVGRIAAGGPILAEESVEDVFPLPRQLVGDGELFVLKVVGDSMIEAAICDGDWVTVRRQPVAENGDIVAAMLDGEATVKRFKRDNGHVWLLPHNAAYQPIPGDEATILGKVVAVLRRV from the coding sequence GTGACCACCGCCGCAGAGAGCGCCACAGCGACATTGACCGCACATGACCGCTCCCCGGATCGAATCGGCCCGTTGGACGTGATGAACGAAGAGAACAGTCCGAAGCCCGCGCGCTCGCTTCCCGGACGGCCCCCGGGTATTCGCGCCGACAGCTCCGGCCTCACCGAACGCCAGCGCAGGGTCATCGAAGTCATCAGGGATTCGGTACAGCGCCGCGGATACCCCCCGTCCATGCGTGAAATCGGCCAGGCGGTGGGGCTGTCCAGTACGTCCTCGGTCGCCCATCAGCTGATGGCACTCGAGCGAAAGGGATTCCTGCGCCGCGACCCGCACCGGCCGCGGGCGTACGAGGTGCGCGCCTCGGACGCCGGGCATCCCCAGCCGACCGACACCTCGGGCAAGCCGTCCGCGTCCTATGTGCCGCTCGTCGGGCGGATCGCCGCGGGCGGACCGATCCTCGCCGAGGAATCGGTCGAGGACGTCTTCCCGCTGCCCCGCCAGCTCGTGGGTGACGGCGAGCTGTTCGTGCTCAAGGTGGTCGGCGACTCGATGATCGAGGCAGCCATCTGCGACGGGGACTGGGTCACCGTCCGCCGCCAGCCGGTCGCCGAGAACGGCGACATCGTCGCCGCCATGCTCGACGGCGAAGCCACGGTGAAGCGCTTCAAGCGGGACAACGGGCATGTATGGCTGCTGCCGCACAATGCCGCCTACCAGCCCATCCCCGGCGACGAGGCCACCATCCTCGGCAAGGTGGTGGCGGTGCTGCGCAGGGTCTGA
- a CDS encoding FHA domain-containing protein — MLCPTHGVQLTDTGPLCPHAQVKVVMDGTVRGRFMVTKGAPVAVGRAPADGGVALGAWIDESAVESVSRTHVLLAYDGGALTVLDERSANGTRVRRRLPGGDTTVPLERSVARRLRKGDSVVLHDRLELLRSGRRFVFETDPADGTVAQREGGAAAGPTMMQLPLHDIE, encoded by the coding sequence GTGCTGTGCCCGACGCACGGCGTGCAGCTCACCGACACCGGGCCGCTGTGCCCCCACGCCCAGGTCAAGGTGGTCATGGACGGCACCGTGCGCGGCCGCTTCATGGTGACAAAGGGCGCCCCGGTGGCAGTGGGCCGCGCACCGGCCGACGGCGGCGTGGCGCTCGGCGCGTGGATCGACGAGAGCGCCGTGGAGTCCGTGAGCCGTACCCATGTGCTGCTGGCCTACGACGGCGGCGCGCTGACCGTGCTGGACGAGCGCAGCGCCAACGGCACCCGCGTACGGCGCCGCCTTCCCGGCGGCGACACCACTGTGCCGCTGGAGCGCAGCGTCGCCCGCAGGCTGCGCAAGGGCGACTCCGTCGTCCTGCACGACCGCCTGGAACTCCTGCGCAGCGGACGCCGATTCGTCTTCGAGACCGACCCGGCGGACGGTACGGTCGCACAGCGGGAAGGCGGCGCGGCAGCGGGACCCACGATGATGCAACTGCCGCTGCACGACATCGAGTGA
- a CDS encoding serine/threonine-protein kinase, whose protein sequence is MATDVGAGTVLSGRYRLEELLGGGGFGQVYAAVDQGLGRRVAVKVLTLRAEWADAERSERQGRFRREAVAAAALSHPNVATIHDAGEHEGRPFIVMELLSGTDFRNVLLDRGGLPVPDVLAYGAQICAGLQHAHERGLVHRDIKPENLMLLPDGVVKICDFGLVAPQDPNVTRYTEPQALLGSPPYFTPEQAQGGEVTAQSDLYSLGCVLYAMLAEGPPFTAGNYIGYAYLHVHEEPEPIVNRRPEVPLELARLVHQLLAKAPRDRPASAAAVAELLRGLMRPAALRRTPTALDRGARHLVWTLLEEGEALLAAGRFHDADDRYWQARQQILRQGADNEAASFAALFGRVRALEGLNGIETTRRQLEELAGNAARALGADHPLARCAAAYASVRAAH, encoded by the coding sequence GTGGCGACGGACGTCGGTGCCGGTACGGTCCTGAGCGGCCGCTACCGGCTGGAGGAGCTGCTGGGCGGCGGCGGGTTCGGGCAGGTCTACGCGGCGGTCGACCAGGGCCTGGGGCGGCGGGTCGCGGTGAAGGTGCTGACGCTGCGCGCCGAGTGGGCGGACGCCGAACGCAGCGAGCGTCAGGGGCGCTTCCGCCGGGAGGCGGTCGCCGCCGCCGCGCTGAGCCACCCCAATGTGGCGACGATCCACGACGCGGGCGAGCACGAGGGACGGCCGTTCATCGTCATGGAGCTGCTGTCCGGCACCGACTTCCGCAATGTCCTGCTGGACCGCGGCGGCCTGCCGGTGCCGGACGTCCTGGCCTATGGCGCGCAGATCTGCGCCGGATTGCAGCACGCCCATGAGCGGGGTCTCGTGCACCGCGACATCAAACCCGAGAATCTGATGCTGCTCCCGGACGGCGTCGTCAAGATCTGCGACTTCGGGCTGGTCGCCCCGCAGGACCCGAATGTCACGCGGTACACCGAGCCGCAGGCGCTGCTGGGATCGCCGCCGTATTTCACACCGGAACAGGCGCAGGGCGGCGAGGTCACCGCCCAGTCGGACCTGTATTCGCTGGGCTGCGTCCTCTACGCCATGCTCGCCGAGGGGCCGCCCTTCACCGCGGGCAATTACATCGGCTACGCCTATCTCCACGTGCACGAGGAGCCCGAGCCGATTGTGAACCGGCGCCCCGAGGTGCCCCTGGAGTTGGCCCGGCTGGTGCACCAGCTGCTCGCCAAGGCTCCGCGGGACCGCCCGGCCAGCGCCGCCGCGGTGGCCGAGCTGCTGCGCGGACTGATGCGGCCGGCGGCACTGCGGCGGACGCCGACCGCCCTGGACCGCGGCGCCCGGCACCTGGTGTGGACGCTGCTCGAGGAGGGCGAGGCGCTGCTCGCCGCAGGCCGCTTCCACGACGCGGACGACCGCTACTGGCAGGCACGGCAGCAGATCCTGCGCCAGGGCGCGGACAACGAAGCCGCGTCCTTTGCCGCGCTTTTCGGACGGGTGCGGGCGCTCGAGGGTCTGAACGGCATCGAAACGACCCGCCGTCAGCTGGAGGAGCTGGCCGGCAATGCCGCGCGGGCGCTCGGCGCCGACCACCCGCTCGCCCGGTGCGCCGCCGCCTATGCGTCGGTCAGGGCAGCACACTGA
- a CDS encoding ATP-dependent DNA helicase — protein sequence MTDTPPPALTDLLHAAVTAVGGVERAGQVTMAEAVAAAVDDNSHLLVQAGTGTGKSLGYLVPALAHGERVVVATATLALQRQLVERDLPRTVAALQPLLRRQPQFAMLKGRSNYLCLHRLHEGVPQDDEEGLFDPFEAAAPTSKLGQDLLRMRDWADETETGDRDGLTPGVSDRAWGQVSVSSRECLGATKCAYGAECFAEAARERAKLADVVVTNHALLAIDAIEGTPVLPGHEVLIIDEGHELVSRVTGVATGELTAGSVNRAVKRAARLVNEKAADALLSASEGFERVMELALPGRLEEIPEDLVYVLAALRDACRQVITALGDTRDKSVQDEDAVRKQALAAVEHVHEVCERLVSVSEYDVVWCERHDRFGASLRIAPLNVSGLLREKLFTERSVVLTSATLKLGGDFNGVAASLGLAAEGTAGEDVAPWKGIDVGSPFDYRKQGILYVARHLSPPGRDAGREDMLDELAELIEAAGGRTLGLFSSMRGAQTAAEAMRDRLDHPVLLQGEETLGELIRTFSQDAMTCLFGTLSLWQGVDVPGVNCQLVVMDRIPFPRPDDPLMSARQKSVEEHGGNGFMAVAATHAALLMAQGAGRLIRASGDRGVVAVLDPRLATARYGGFLRSSMPDLWYTTDRNQVRRSLAAIDSAAKV from the coding sequence ATGACTGACACGCCCCCACCCGCGCTCACCGACCTCCTGCACGCCGCCGTCACCGCCGTCGGAGGCGTGGAGCGGGCCGGTCAGGTCACCATGGCCGAGGCCGTCGCCGCCGCCGTGGACGACAATTCCCATCTGCTCGTCCAGGCGGGCACCGGCACCGGCAAATCCCTCGGGTATCTCGTGCCCGCGCTCGCCCACGGAGAGCGGGTGGTGGTGGCCACCGCCACCCTCGCGCTCCAGCGCCAGCTCGTGGAGCGCGACCTGCCCCGCACGGTCGCCGCGCTGCAGCCGCTGCTGCGCCGCCAGCCGCAGTTCGCCATGCTCAAGGGCCGCTCCAACTACCTGTGCCTGCACCGCCTGCACGAAGGCGTACCGCAGGACGACGAAGAGGGCCTGTTCGATCCCTTCGAGGCCGCGGCGCCGACCAGCAAGCTCGGCCAGGACCTGCTGCGCATGCGGGACTGGGCCGACGAGACGGAGACCGGCGACCGTGACGGCCTCACCCCCGGCGTGTCCGACCGCGCCTGGGGCCAGGTGTCGGTCAGCTCGCGCGAGTGCCTGGGCGCCACCAAGTGCGCCTATGGCGCGGAGTGCTTCGCGGAAGCCGCGCGCGAGCGCGCCAAACTCGCCGATGTCGTGGTCACCAATCACGCGCTGCTCGCGATCGACGCGATCGAGGGCACCCCCGTCCTGCCCGGCCACGAAGTGCTGATCATCGACGAGGGGCACGAACTGGTCTCCCGCGTCACCGGCGTGGCGACCGGGGAGCTGACCGCGGGCAGCGTGAACCGCGCGGTGAAGCGCGCCGCCCGGCTGGTCAACGAGAAGGCCGCGGACGCCCTGCTGAGCGCCTCGGAAGGCTTCGAGCGGGTGATGGAGCTGGCCCTGCCCGGGCGCCTCGAGGAGATCCCCGAGGACCTCGTCTACGTCCTCGCCGCGCTGCGGGACGCCTGCCGCCAGGTGATCACTGCCCTCGGCGACACCCGTGACAAGTCGGTGCAGGACGAGGACGCGGTGCGCAAGCAGGCCCTCGCCGCGGTCGAGCACGTGCACGAGGTGTGCGAGAGACTGGTGTCGGTCTCGGAATACGACGTGGTCTGGTGCGAGCGCCACGACCGTTTCGGGGCCTCCCTGCGGATCGCCCCGCTCAATGTGTCGGGACTGCTGCGCGAGAAGCTGTTCACCGAGCGCTCCGTCGTTCTCACCTCGGCCACACTCAAACTCGGCGGCGACTTCAACGGCGTGGCGGCCTCACTCGGCCTGGCCGCCGAGGGCACCGCGGGCGAGGACGTGGCGCCGTGGAAGGGCATCGACGTCGGATCGCCCTTCGACTACCGCAAGCAGGGCATCCTCTACGTGGCCAGGCACCTGTCGCCGCCCGGCAGGGACGCCGGCCGGGAGGACATGCTGGACGAGCTCGCCGAACTGATCGAGGCGGCGGGCGGCCGTACGCTCGGGCTGTTCTCCTCGATGCGCGGCGCCCAGACGGCCGCGGAGGCGATGCGCGACCGGCTGGACCACCCGGTGCTGCTGCAGGGCGAGGAGACACTGGGGGAGCTGATCCGTACGTTCTCGCAGGACGCCATGACGTGCCTTTTCGGCACTCTCTCGCTGTGGCAGGGCGTGGATGTGCCCGGTGTGAACTGCCAGTTGGTGGTGATGGACCGGATTCCCTTCCCGCGGCCCGACGACCCGCTGATGAGTGCCCGGCAGAAGTCGGTCGAGGAGCACGGCGGCAATGGCTTCATGGCGGTCGCCGCCACCCACGCGGCGCTGCTGATGGCGCAGGGCGCGGGCCGGCTGATCAGGGCGTCAGGGGACCGCGGTGTGGTCGCCGTACTCGACCCGCGCCTCGCGACCGCCCGCTACGGCGGCTTCCTGCGGTCGTCCATGCCCGACCTCTGGTACACCACGGATCGCAACCAGGTGCGGCGCTCGCTGGCCGCGATCGACTCGGCGGCGAAGGTCTGA